A section of the Mesorhizobium loti genome encodes:
- the cdd gene encoding cytidine deaminase yields the protein MSHDLFEAARTAMAKAYAPYSKFPVGAALRTEDGRVFTGANIEVASYPEGWCAETTALGHYIMAGGGKIVEIAVLAERMAKCSPCGGCRQRLAEFCRPDTRLYLCDNTGVVETVTMGDMLPYGFRGDILK from the coding sequence ATGTCGCATGATCTGTTCGAAGCGGCCAGGACCGCCATGGCCAAGGCCTATGCGCCCTACTCGAAATTTCCGGTGGGTGCCGCCTTGCGCACCGAGGACGGACGCGTCTTCACCGGCGCCAACATCGAGGTTGCCTCCTATCCGGAGGGCTGGTGCGCCGAGACGACGGCGCTAGGCCACTACATCATGGCTGGCGGCGGCAAGATCGTCGAAATCGCCGTCCTTGCCGAGCGCATGGCCAAATGCTCGCCTTGCGGCGGCTGCCGCCAGCGGCTGGCCGAGTTCTGCCGGCCGGACACAAGACTCTACCTCTGCGACAACACCGGCGTCGTCGAGACCGTGACCATGGGCGACATGCTGCCCTATGGTTTTCGCGGCGACATCTTGAAATGA
- a CDS encoding SlyX family protein, with product MTMPADRLTTLEIRAAEQEKTIEELSGQIAEQWTVIERMQRKLDALTERFLALEEQAAPDVPVTKPPHW from the coding sequence ATGACCATGCCCGCCGACCGGCTGACGACGCTGGAAATCCGCGCCGCCGAGCAGGAGAAGACCATCGAGGAATTGTCGGGCCAGATCGCCGAGCAGTGGACGGTGATCGAGCGCATGCAGCGCAAGCTCGATGCCCTGACCGAGCGTTTCCTGGCGTTGGAGGAACAGGCGGCGCCCGACGTGCCCGTGACCAAGCCGCCGCATTGGTAG
- a CDS encoding adenosine deaminase, which yields MPLKAELHCHVEGAAAPELVIRQAQKYGKDTSPYIQNGSFVWHDFTSFLAAYDFSADLFRTEEDYARLADHYLTSLARDGAIYSEVFTSPDHATKAGLSPKAYTDALGEGMLRAKAKTGIEGRMIVTGVRHVGVESIEQAARFAARCGHPLVTGFGVAGDERMGDMEDYVRAFEIAREAGLGITVHAGELTGWETVQAALDHIKPSRIGHGVRAIENPDLVRRIADEGIVLECCPGSNIALKVFDSFADHPFPALQAAGCKVTLNSDDPPYFWTSLKREYDIAAEHFSMNEKALTAVTRTAIEAAFVDRKTKAALLARLNGAAR from the coding sequence ATGCCTTTGAAAGCGGAATTGCACTGCCACGTCGAAGGGGCAGCGGCGCCCGAACTCGTCATCCGGCAGGCGCAGAAATACGGCAAGGACACTTCACCCTATATCCAGAACGGTTCCTTCGTCTGGCACGACTTTACCTCGTTTCTCGCGGCTTATGACTTTTCCGCCGACCTGTTCCGCACCGAGGAGGACTATGCGCGGCTGGCCGACCACTATCTGACCAGCCTTGCCCGCGACGGAGCGATCTACTCCGAAGTGTTCACTTCGCCAGACCATGCGACGAAAGCCGGACTGTCGCCCAAGGCCTATACGGACGCGCTCGGCGAAGGCATGCTTCGCGCCAAGGCCAAGACCGGCATAGAGGGCCGCATGATCGTCACCGGCGTGCGCCATGTCGGCGTCGAGTCGATCGAACAGGCGGCGCGCTTCGCGGCGCGCTGCGGGCATCCGCTGGTCACCGGCTTCGGCGTCGCCGGCGACGAGCGCATGGGCGACATGGAGGACTATGTCAGGGCTTTCGAGATCGCTCGCGAGGCTGGGCTCGGCATCACCGTCCATGCCGGCGAGCTGACGGGGTGGGAAACCGTGCAGGCGGCGCTCGACCATATCAAGCCCTCTCGGATCGGCCACGGTGTGCGTGCCATCGAGAATCCGGACCTTGTCCGGCGTATCGCCGACGAAGGCATCGTTCTGGAGTGCTGTCCCGGCTCCAACATCGCGCTCAAGGTGTTCGACAGTTTTGCCGATCATCCGTTTCCCGCCCTGCAGGCGGCAGGCTGCAAGGTGACGCTGAACTCCGACGATCCCCCTTATTTCTGGACCTCGCTGAAGCGCGAATACGATATCGCGGCGGAGCATTTCTCGATGAACGAGAAGGCGTTGACAGCCGTCACCAGGACCGCCATCGAGGCCGCCTTCGTCGACAGAAAGACCAAGGCGGCACTTCTGGCCCGGCTGAACGGCGCGGCGCGCTGA
- a CDS encoding ABC transporter ATP-binding protein, which produces MVQAAIELIGINKSFGAVRANRDINLEIARGTIHGIVGENGAGKSTLMSILYGFYQADSGEIHVGGKPASIKTPNDAIALGIGMVHQHFMLVDNFSVLENIILGAENDALLKSSIAKARSELERLEREYGLEVDPDAIIEELPVGLQQRVEILKALYRGAEILILDEPTGVLTPAEADHLFRILRQLKEQGKTVVLITHKLREIMAITDTVSVMRQGTMVATRETKKTTVEELAELMVGRRVLLRVEKGEAQAGAVKLAVDKLTVKDTRGVTMVDDISFDVRAGEIVGIAGVAGNGQSELLEAISGIRRAVSGSVMLDGKPIDLTGAADPGELRDRGLAHVPEDRHHVGLVLAFEEHENSILGYHDDPRYLKGPFLNVDAIMADARDKIEKYDIRPGNPRLKTANFSGGNQQKIVLAREMEQDPGVLIVGQPTRGVDVGAIEFIHKRLIAMRDQGKAVLVVSVELDEIRSLSDRILVMFAGRIVGERGPEATEGELGLLMAGVEQEAAA; this is translated from the coding sequence ATGGTGCAAGCGGCAATCGAACTGATTGGCATCAACAAGAGTTTTGGCGCGGTTCGCGCCAACCGCGACATCAATCTGGAGATCGCGCGCGGCACCATCCACGGCATTGTCGGAGAGAACGGCGCCGGCAAGTCGACGCTGATGTCGATCCTCTATGGCTTCTATCAGGCCGACAGCGGCGAGATCCATGTCGGCGGCAAGCCGGCTTCGATCAAGACGCCCAATGACGCCATCGCGCTCGGCATCGGCATGGTGCACCAGCATTTCATGCTGGTCGACAACTTCTCGGTGCTGGAAAACATCATCCTCGGCGCGGAGAACGATGCGCTTCTGAAGAGCAGCATCGCCAAGGCGCGTTCGGAACTGGAGCGGCTGGAGCGCGAATACGGGCTGGAGGTCGATCCAGACGCCATCATCGAGGAACTGCCGGTCGGCCTGCAGCAACGCGTCGAGATCCTCAAGGCACTCTATCGCGGCGCCGAGATCCTGATCCTCGACGAGCCGACGGGCGTGTTGACGCCGGCCGAGGCCGACCACCTGTTCCGCATCCTCAGGCAGTTGAAGGAACAGGGCAAGACGGTGGTGCTGATCACCCACAAGCTGCGCGAGATCATGGCCATCACCGACACCGTGTCGGTGATGCGCCAGGGCACGATGGTGGCGACCAGGGAGACGAAGAAGACCACTGTCGAGGAACTGGCCGAACTGATGGTCGGGCGGCGCGTGCTCTTGAGGGTCGAGAAGGGCGAGGCGCAAGCCGGCGCCGTCAAGCTCGCGGTCGACAAGCTGACGGTCAAGGATACGCGCGGCGTCACCATGGTCGACGACATCTCCTTCGACGTGCGCGCCGGCGAGATCGTCGGCATTGCCGGTGTCGCCGGCAATGGTCAATCCGAACTGCTGGAGGCGATTTCCGGCATCAGGCGCGCCGTTTCCGGCTCGGTCATGCTCGACGGCAAGCCGATCGACCTGACCGGCGCGGCCGATCCGGGCGAACTGCGCGACCGGGGGCTGGCCCACGTGCCGGAGGATCGCCACCATGTCGGCCTGGTGCTGGCCTTCGAGGAGCACGAGAATTCGATCCTCGGCTATCACGACGACCCCCGCTATCTCAAAGGACCGTTCCTCAACGTCGATGCCATCATGGCCGATGCCAGGGACAAGATCGAGAAATACGATATCCGTCCGGGCAATCCGCGCCTCAAGACCGCCAATTTCTCCGGCGGCAACCAGCAGAAGATAGTGCTGGCGCGGGAGATGGAACAGGATCCCGGCGTGCTGATCGTCGGCCAGCCGACGCGCGGCGTCGATGTCGGCGCCATCGAATTCATCCACAAGCGCCTGATCGCCATGCGCGACCAGGGCAAGGCGGTGCTGGTTGTGTCGGTCGAGCTCGACGAGATCCGCTCGCTCTCCGACCGCATCCTGGTGATGTTTGCCGGCCGCATCGTCGGCGAGCGCGGTCCGGAGGCGACCGAGGGTGAGCTTGGCCTGCTGATGGCAGGTGTCGAGCAGGAGGCCGCCGCATGA
- a CDS encoding BMP family lipoprotein, translated as MKRIVLGLLAATAMVLPAFAADVQPAILYDLGGKFDKSFNEAAYHGAEKFKTETGTPYVEFEVSNASQREQALRRFAEDGHNPIVMAGFAWEDALKKVAAEYPDLNFAIIDDAVDLPNVRSLVFKENEGSYLVGIMAAMASKSKKVSFIGGMDIPLIRKFECGYVGGAKAAGATEVIQNMTGDTPAAWNDPAKGGEIAKTQIDQGSDVVYAAAGGTGVGVLQAAADAGKLGIGVDSNQNGLQPGKVLTSMMKRVDVAVYTAFMDGKNGTFKGGLENLGLKEGGVDYAMDDNNKALVTDEMKAAVEKAKADIIAGKIQVHDYTADNACPY; from the coding sequence ATGAAACGTATCGTTCTCGGCCTCCTGGCCGCAACCGCAATGGTTCTTCCGGCTTTCGCCGCCGATGTCCAGCCTGCCATCCTTTATGATCTGGGCGGCAAGTTCGACAAATCCTTCAACGAGGCTGCCTACCATGGCGCCGAGAAGTTCAAGACCGAGACCGGCACGCCCTATGTCGAGTTCGAGGTGTCCAACGCCTCGCAGCGCGAGCAGGCGCTGCGCCGCTTCGCCGAGGACGGCCACAACCCGATCGTCATGGCCGGCTTCGCCTGGGAGGACGCGCTGAAGAAGGTCGCGGCCGAATATCCCGATCTCAACTTCGCCATCATCGACGATGCCGTCGACCTGCCCAATGTCCGTTCGCTGGTATTCAAGGAGAACGAAGGCTCCTACCTCGTCGGCATCATGGCTGCGATGGCATCGAAATCCAAGAAGGTCTCCTTCATCGGCGGCATGGACATCCCGCTGATCCGCAAGTTCGAATGCGGCTATGTCGGCGGCGCCAAGGCGGCCGGCGCGACCGAAGTCATCCAGAACATGACCGGCGACACGCCGGCTGCCTGGAACGATCCGGCCAAGGGCGGCGAAATCGCCAAGACGCAGATCGATCAGGGCTCCGACGTGGTCTACGCCGCGGCCGGCGGCACCGGCGTCGGCGTGCTGCAGGCGGCGGCTGATGCCGGCAAGCTCGGCATCGGCGTCGATTCCAACCAGAACGGCCTGCAGCCCGGCAAGGTGCTGACCTCGATGATGAAGCGCGTCGACGTTGCCGTCTACACCGCCTTCATGGACGGCAAGAACGGCACCTTCAAGGGCGGCCTCGAGAACCTCGGCCTCAAGGAAGGCGGCGTCGATTACGCCATGGACGACAACAACAAGGCGCTGGTGACCGACGAGATGAAGGCCGCCGTCGAAAAGGCCAAGGCCGACATCATCGCCGGCAAGATCCAGGTGCACGACTACACGGCCGACAACGCCTGCCCCTATTGA
- a CDS encoding purine-nucleoside phosphorylase gives MTEKAVDHLIERLDGLAPSTALVLGSGLGGLVDRIEHPVRVSYADLPGFPGSGVSGHAGEVVAGLFAGTPVLMLSGRAHYYEHGNAAAMRPVLEVLAGIGITKLILTNAAGSVDPDMSPGSVMLITDHINFSGTNPLIGEPSDRRFVGLTEAYDAGIRKAIERAAKATGTALHKGVYMWFSGPCFETPAEIRMARIMGANAVGMSTVPEVILARFLGLRVAACSVITNLAAGMTGAELSHQETKDMAPIGGSRLATVLQRVFRDGLLES, from the coding sequence ATGACAGAGAAGGCGGTGGACCATCTTATCGAAAGGCTGGACGGGCTGGCGCCGTCGACGGCGCTGGTGCTGGGTTCGGGCCTCGGCGGCCTTGTCGACCGCATCGAGCACCCGGTCCGCGTCTCCTATGCCGACCTGCCCGGCTTTCCCGGGAGCGGCGTTAGCGGCCATGCCGGCGAGGTGGTGGCAGGACTGTTTGCCGGCACGCCGGTGCTGATGCTGTCCGGCCGCGCCCACTACTACGAGCATGGCAACGCCGCGGCGATGCGCCCGGTGCTGGAAGTGCTCGCCGGCATCGGCATCACCAAACTGATCCTCACCAATGCCGCCGGTTCGGTCGATCCCGATATGTCGCCGGGATCGGTGATGCTGATCACGGACCACATCAATTTCTCGGGCACCAACCCGCTGATCGGCGAACCGAGCGACCGCCGCTTCGTCGGCCTGACCGAAGCCTATGATGCCGGCATCCGCAAGGCCATCGAGCGCGCGGCGAAGGCGACCGGCACCGCGCTGCACAAGGGCGTCTATATGTGGTTTTCCGGCCCGTGTTTCGAAACGCCGGCCGAAATCCGCATGGCGCGCATCATGGGCGCCAACGCCGTGGGCATGTCGACCGTGCCGGAAGTCATTCTCGCCCGTTTCCTCGGGCTGCGCGTCGCCGCCTGCTCGGTCATCACCAATCTGGCCGCCGGCATGACCGGGGCCGAGCTTTCACACCAGGAGACCAAGGATATGGCGCCGATTGGCGGGTCGCGGCTGGCAACGGTCCTGCAGCGCGTGTTCCGCGACGGACTGCTGGAGAGCTGA
- a CDS encoding ABC transporter permease: protein MDLLNAVVQVLDSTIRLSVPLLLACLAGLFSERSGIFDIGLEGKMLVGAFAGAAAASVFHSAFLGLGMAILISVAFAMVHGFASITHRGNQIVSGVAINFIAAGSTIILGQAWFQQGGRTPALQPGERFESITADVISNFLSTYSFSTASLADVLASIRGLILYLPALLFDALARIPGFGPVFAELVLGHSILVYFAFAMVPFTWWVLFRTRFGLRLRAVGENPAAVDTAGISVAWLRYRALICTGVLTGVAGAYLSMVQNGGFVKDMTAGKGYIALAALIFAKWKPVNAMFACLLFGFLDAAAIRLQGSPLPIIGKVPVQFMQALPYILTVILLAGFIGKAIPPRAGGVPYVKER, encoded by the coding sequence ATGGATCTTCTCAACGCTGTCGTCCAGGTCCTCGACTCCACCATCCGCCTTTCGGTGCCGCTGCTGCTCGCCTGCCTTGCCGGCCTCTTCTCCGAGCGGTCCGGCATCTTCGACATCGGTCTGGAAGGCAAGATGCTGGTCGGCGCCTTCGCCGGGGCCGCCGCGGCCTCGGTCTTCCATTCGGCCTTTCTCGGCCTTGGCATGGCCATCCTGATCTCGGTCGCCTTCGCCATGGTGCACGGCTTCGCCTCCATCACCCATCGCGGCAACCAGATCGTGTCCGGCGTGGCCATCAACTTCATCGCCGCCGGATCGACCATCATCCTGGGCCAGGCCTGGTTCCAGCAGGGCGGGCGCACCCCGGCCCTGCAGCCGGGCGAACGGTTTGAATCGATAACGGCTGATGTGATCTCGAACTTCCTGTCCACCTACAGCTTCAGCACCGCAAGCCTCGCCGATGTCCTGGCTTCGATCCGTGGGCTCATCCTTTACCTGCCGGCGCTGCTGTTCGATGCGCTCGCCAGGATCCCCGGCTTCGGCCCGGTGTTCGCCGAGCTTGTGCTTGGTCATTCCATCCTCGTCTATTTCGCCTTCGCGATGGTGCCGTTCACCTGGTGGGTGCTGTTTCGCACCCGCTTCGGCCTCAGGCTGCGCGCCGTCGGCGAAAACCCGGCCGCAGTCGACACCGCCGGCATCTCGGTCGCCTGGCTGCGCTATCGCGCGCTGATATGCACCGGCGTCCTGACCGGCGTCGCCGGCGCCTATCTGTCGATGGTGCAGAATGGCGGCTTCGTGAAGGACATGACCGCCGGCAAGGGCTACATCGCGCTCGCCGCGCTGATCTTCGCCAAATGGAAGCCGGTCAACGCCATGTTCGCATGCCTGCTGTTCGGCTTCCTCGATGCAGCGGCAATCCGCCTGCAGGGCTCGCCGCTGCCGATCATCGGCAAGGTGCCGGTGCAGTTCATGCAGGCGCTGCCCTATATCCTCACCGTCATCCTGCTCGCCGGCTTCATCGGCAAGGCAATCCCGCCACGCGCCGGCGGCGTGCCCTATGTCAAGGAGCGCTAA
- the deoA gene encoding thymidine phosphorylase, protein MLPQEIIRHKRDGQRLPAREIAAFIDGVTSGAVTDGQAAAFAMAVFFNGMNRDEAVALTLAMRDSGDVLDWSDLPGPVTDKHSTGGVGDNVSLMLAPIVAACGAYVPMISGRGLGHTGGTLDKMDAIPGYVSQPDIALFRQAVLETGCAIIGQTGDLAPADRRLYAIRDVTGTVESVPLITASILSKKLAAGLGSLVLDVKVGNGAFMEKSRDATALANSLVEVASGAGLKVSALITGMNEPLASAAGNAVEVRNAVDFLTGRLRERRLEDVTLALAAEMLQSAGLVSSNQDGLRRATETLTSGRAAATFARMVAVLGGPADFIEKPEKYLPEPATEFAVKATAHGFVTGIATRDIGLAVVGLGGGRTRPDDRIDPSVGITRLLPIGAEVHAGDALALVHARSPSDAEAAAATVVSAYAIGTSKPPADKTVIRRILPRG, encoded by the coding sequence ATGCTTCCCCAGGAAATCATCCGCCACAAGCGAGACGGCCAGAGGTTGCCGGCTCGCGAAATCGCAGCCTTCATCGACGGTGTGACATCGGGCGCCGTCACCGATGGCCAGGCCGCGGCTTTCGCCATGGCTGTGTTCTTCAACGGCATGAACCGCGACGAGGCCGTGGCGCTGACGCTCGCCATGCGCGATTCCGGCGACGTGCTGGACTGGTCGGACCTGCCGGGGCCTGTCACTGACAAGCATTCGACAGGCGGCGTCGGCGACAATGTCTCGCTGATGCTGGCGCCGATCGTCGCCGCCTGCGGCGCCTATGTGCCGATGATCTCGGGCCGCGGCCTTGGCCATACCGGCGGCACGCTGGACAAGATGGATGCGATCCCCGGCTATGTCAGCCAGCCCGATATCGCGCTGTTTCGCCAGGCGGTGCTGGAAACGGGCTGCGCCATCATCGGCCAGACCGGCGATCTCGCGCCTGCCGACCGCCGGCTCTATGCCATCCGCGACGTCACCGGCACCGTGGAATCGGTGCCGCTGATAACCGCCTCGATCCTGTCGAAGAAGCTGGCCGCCGGCCTGGGCTCGCTGGTGCTCGACGTCAAGGTCGGCAATGGCGCCTTCATGGAGAAGTCGCGCGACGCGACCGCGCTCGCCAACAGCCTCGTAGAGGTCGCCAGCGGCGCCGGGCTGAAGGTTTCGGCGCTGATCACCGGGATGAACGAACCGCTGGCCTCGGCGGCCGGCAATGCCGTCGAGGTCCGCAACGCCGTCGATTTCCTGACCGGCCGTCTGCGCGAGCGGCGCCTGGAGGATGTGACGCTGGCGCTGGCCGCCGAAATGCTGCAGTCGGCGGGACTGGTGTCGTCCAACCAGGATGGCCTGCGGCGCGCCACGGAGACACTTACCAGCGGCCGCGCCGCCGCCACCTTCGCACGCATGGTGGCGGTGCTCGGTGGCCCCGCCGATTTCATCGAGAAGCCGGAAAAATATCTGCCGGAGCCGGCAACCGAATTCGCGGTCAAGGCAACGGCGCACGGCTTCGTCACCGGCATCGCCACCCGCGACATCGGCCTAGCGGTGGTTGGTCTGGGCGGCGGGCGCACAAGGCCTGACGACAGGATCGACCCCAGCGTCGGCATCACCAGGCTGCTGCCCATAGGCGCGGAAGTGCATGCCGGAGATGCCCTGGCGCTGGTACACGCCCGCTCGCCCTCTGACGCGGAGGCGGCCGCCGCGACTGTGGTTTCGGCCTATGCGATTGGCACTTCGAAACCACCGGCGGACAAAACCGTCATCCGGCGGATCCTGCCGCGCGGCTGA
- a CDS encoding TIGR02281 family clan AA aspartic protease, with protein sequence MLRKLLILSIFAGTSASIPVVYQSNPRIFENLLKSTVTARPETRTQPDVNLASVPDKPVAPLPIGRKVVVAADGRGHFSSTFKLNGRQVDGMIDTGATLVAVNMSTARRIGLSLNPSDFSHEVSTANGSIKAAVVMIDRLQIGSISVNDVQAIVLDDKALRTNLIGMSFLTRLGKYQAENGTLLLVQ encoded by the coding sequence ATGCTGCGCAAGCTTCTCATCCTCAGCATCTTTGCCGGTACGTCGGCATCGATCCCTGTCGTCTATCAATCGAATCCGCGGATTTTCGAGAACCTGCTGAAATCGACGGTGACGGCCAGGCCCGAGACGCGGACGCAACCGGATGTCAACCTGGCGTCGGTTCCCGACAAGCCTGTGGCGCCGCTGCCAATCGGCCGCAAGGTCGTGGTCGCCGCGGACGGGCGCGGACACTTCTCGTCGACCTTCAAACTCAACGGCCGTCAGGTCGACGGCATGATCGACACCGGCGCGACATTGGTCGCGGTCAACATGTCGACGGCGCGCAGGATCGGGCTGTCGCTCAACCCGTCCGATTTCAGCCATGAGGTCAGCACCGCCAACGGCTCGATCAAGGCGGCCGTGGTGATGATCGATCGCCTGCAGATCGGCAGCATCAGCGTCAACGACGTGCAGGCCATCGTGCTCGACGACAAGGCGTTGCGCACCAACCTGATCGGCATGAGCTTTCTCACCCGGCTCGGCAAATATCAGGCCGAGAACGGCACGTTGCTGCTCGTCCAGTAG
- the upp gene encoding uracil phosphoribosyltransferase — protein sequence MKGVTVVDHPLVQHKLTIMRKKETSTAGFRRLLREISLLLGYEVTRNLELTTTTIETPIETMEAPTLEGKKLVFASVLRAGNGLLEGLLDLVPAARVAHIGLYRDHETLEAVEYFFKAPSDLADRLVIVVDPMLATANSAIAAIDKLKGRGATNIRFLCLLAAPEGIERFTKAHPDVPVFTASIDRQLNEKGYIMPGLGDAGDRMYGTK from the coding sequence ATGAAGGGCGTCACCGTCGTCGACCACCCGCTTGTCCAGCACAAGCTGACCATCATGCGCAAGAAGGAGACTTCGACGGCCGGCTTCCGGCGGCTCTTGCGCGAGATATCGCTGCTGCTCGGCTATGAGGTCACGCGCAATCTCGAACTGACGACGACGACCATCGAAACGCCGATCGAGACCATGGAAGCGCCGACGCTGGAGGGCAAGAAACTGGTCTTCGCTTCGGTGCTGCGCGCCGGCAACGGCTTGCTGGAAGGCCTGCTCGACCTGGTGCCGGCGGCGCGCGTTGCCCATATCGGCCTCTATCGCGACCATGAGACGCTGGAGGCGGTCGAATATTTCTTCAAGGCGCCAAGCGATCTCGCCGACCGGCTGGTGATCGTGGTCGACCCGATGCTGGCGACCGCCAATTCGGCGATCGCGGCGATCGACAAGCTGAAGGGACGCGGCGCCACCAACATCCGCTTCCTGTGCCTGCTGGCGGCACCCGAAGGCATCGAGCGTTTCACCAAGGCACATCCGGACGTTCCGGTCTTCACCGCGTCCATCGACCGGCAACTGAACGAGAAGGGCTACATCATGCCGGGTCTCGGTGACGCCGGCGATCGCATGTACGGGACGAAATAA
- a CDS encoding ABC transporter permease: MSTPYAKLPAWADYGLIPVINLFVAFVVAGFVVVLVGENPFRAAVILVEGAFGKGTGIAFTLFYATTFIFTGLSVAVAAHCGLFNIGTEGQAYIAGLGIAIVCLSFDSVLPWWLTFPLAIVASALVGALWALIPAYLQARRGSHIVITTIMFNFIAASIMVYLLVGPLKPAGSQAPQTRNFLAGAELPKLNWIIELFGAKIRSAPLNVTFLLALVMAFLVWLLIWRTRLGYEMRTYGHSPKAARYAGISETRIIITAMMISGALAGMMALNPVMGDQHNVAIDFVSGAGFVGIAVALMGRLHPVGIVLAAILFGMLYQGGAELAFEMPAISRDMIVIIQGLVILFAGALEHMFRPYIQALFASFSPRSVGMEAVKGKGA; this comes from the coding sequence ATGAGCACGCCTTACGCCAAACTGCCGGCCTGGGCCGACTATGGCCTGATCCCGGTGATCAATCTCTTCGTTGCCTTCGTCGTTGCCGGCTTCGTCGTGGTTCTGGTCGGCGAAAACCCGTTTCGCGCCGCGGTCATCCTGGTCGAGGGCGCTTTCGGCAAGGGGACAGGCATTGCCTTCACCCTGTTCTACGCCACCACCTTCATCTTCACCGGGCTTTCGGTGGCGGTGGCGGCGCATTGCGGCCTGTTCAACATCGGCACCGAGGGACAGGCCTACATTGCCGGTCTCGGCATCGCCATCGTCTGCCTGTCCTTCGACAGCGTGCTGCCCTGGTGGCTGACCTTCCCGCTGGCCATCGTCGCATCGGCGCTCGTGGGCGCCCTGTGGGCGCTGATTCCCGCCTATCTGCAGGCCAGGCGCGGTTCGCACATCGTCATCACCACCATCATGTTCAACTTCATCGCCGCCTCGATCATGGTCTACCTGCTGGTCGGGCCGTTGAAGCCGGCCGGATCGCAAGCTCCGCAAACCCGCAACTTCCTCGCCGGCGCCGAACTGCCGAAGCTCAACTGGATCATCGAACTGTTCGGCGCCAAGATCCGCTCGGCGCCGCTCAACGTCACCTTCCTGCTGGCGCTGGTCATGGCCTTCCTGGTCTGGCTGCTGATCTGGCGCACCAGGCTCGGCTACGAGATGCGCACCTATGGCCACAGCCCCAAGGCGGCGCGCTATGCCGGCATCTCGGAAACCCGCATCATCATCACCGCGATGATGATCTCGGGCGCGCTGGCCGGCATGATGGCGCTCAATCCGGTGATGGGCGACCAGCACAATGTCGCCATCGACTTCGTCTCCGGCGCCGGCTTCGTCGGCATTGCCGTGGCGCTGATGGGGCGCCTGCACCCGGTCGGCATCGTGTTGGCGGCGATCCTGTTCGGCATGCTCTATCAGGGCGGCGCCGAACTCGCCTTCGAGATGCCGGCGATCAGCCGCGACATGATCGTCATTATCCAGGGGCTGGTGATCCTGTTCGCCGGCGCGCTCGAACACATGTTCAGGCCCTACATCCAGGCGCTGTTCGCCTCGTTCAGTCCGCGGTCGGTCGGCATGGAAGCGGTCAAGGGAAAGGGCGCCTGA
- the ubiE gene encoding bifunctional demethylmenaquinone methyltransferase/2-methoxy-6-polyprenyl-1,4-benzoquinol methylase UbiE, whose protein sequence is MSVERTTAAGGMETSYGFKRVGEGEKQSLVNDVFHKVANRYDLMNDLMSGGLHRLWKDAMVTWLNPPKRAGWKVLDVAGGTGDIAFRIVDASHGNAHATVLDINGSMLAVGRDRAQKKGLSGNTDFVEANAEELPFADATFDAYTIAFGIRNVPRIDVALSEAFRVLRPGGRFLCLEFSEVEMPLLDKAYEAWSFNAIPKIGKMVTGDGEPYAYLVESIAKFPNQQNFAAMISRAGFDRVSFRNYSGGIAALHSGWKL, encoded by the coding sequence ATGTCAGTTGAGAGAACCACGGCCGCGGGCGGCATGGAAACCTCCTATGGTTTCAAGCGTGTGGGGGAAGGCGAGAAGCAGTCCCTGGTCAACGATGTTTTCCACAAGGTCGCCAACCGCTACGACTTGATGAACGACCTCATGTCGGGTGGCCTGCACCGGCTGTGGAAGGACGCCATGGTCACCTGGCTCAATCCGCCGAAGCGGGCGGGCTGGAAAGTCCTGGATGTGGCCGGCGGCACCGGCGACATCGCCTTCCGCATCGTCGATGCCAGCCATGGCAACGCGCATGCGACGGTGCTCGACATCAACGGCTCGATGCTCGCCGTCGGCCGCGACCGGGCGCAGAAAAAGGGCTTGTCCGGCAACACCGATTTCGTCGAGGCCAATGCCGAGGAATTGCCCTTCGCCGATGCCACATTCGACGCCTACACCATCGCTTTCGGCATCCGCAACGTGCCGCGCATCGATGTCGCGCTGAGCGAAGCGTTCCGCGTGCTCAGGCCCGGCGGACGGTTCCTGTGCCTTGAATTTTCCGAGGTCGAGATGCCGCTGCTCGACAAGGCCTACGAAGCCTGGTCGTTCAACGCCATTCCCAAGATCGGCAAGATGGTTACCGGAGACGGCGAACCCTATGCCTATCTGGTTGAATCGATCGCGAAATTCCCCAACCAGCAGAACTTCGCGGCAATGATTTCACGCGCCGGTTTCGATCGCGTTTCCTTCCGCAACTATTCCGGCGGCATCGCGGCACTGCATTCGGGCTGGAAGCTTTGA